A region of Streptomyces sp. NBC_01497 DNA encodes the following proteins:
- a CDS encoding IS5 family transposase, giving the protein MDSWSLRRAWGSGRWGWIVPDGLWEIARPLLPPVRVRPQGGGVANIDDEAVFAAIIYVLVSGCAWRALPPCFEASKSTVHRRFVIWSRAGVWGRLHQKILQPLDRQELVDLSRAVLDSAHVRAKNGGALAGPSPVDRGKPGSTMHILSDANGVPLRVGLSAANTHDSPGLKPMLSHFHMGHESHAARSKPQRLHADKAYDVPHLRRWLWGKHIGVRIARKGIESSERLGRRRWVIERTMSWLTGYRRLNHRYERHPGNHLAFLGLAAALCYYKRFRNLTT; this is encoded by the coding sequence ATGGACAGTTGGTCGTTGAGGCGGGCATGGGGGAGTGGACGGTGGGGATGGATTGTTCCGGACGGACTGTGGGAGATCGCTAGGCCGCTCTTGCCGCCGGTGCGTGTACGGCCGCAGGGCGGTGGGGTGGCGAACATCGATGACGAGGCGGTCTTCGCAGCGATCATCTACGTACTGGTCAGCGGGTGTGCATGGCGTGCGTTGCCGCCGTGCTTCGAGGCCTCAAAGTCAACGGTGCACCGCCGGTTCGTCATCTGGTCGCGCGCAGGTGTCTGGGGCCGGCTGCATCAGAAGATCCTCCAACCCCTGGACAGGCAGGAGTTGGTCGACCTTTCCCGGGCGGTCCTGGACTCGGCTCATGTTCGCGCGAAAAATGGGGGCGCACTTGCAGGTCCGAGTCCCGTGGACCGGGGTAAGCCCGGTTCCACAATGCATATCCTGTCGGATGCGAACGGAGTTCCCTTACGCGTCGGACTCTCCGCGGCCAACACCCACGACAGCCCTGGGCTGAAGCCGATGCTGTCCCATTTCCACATGGGACACGAATCCCACGCAGCCCGGTCCAAGCCTCAGCGTCTCCATGCCGACAAGGCCTACGACGTCCCCCACCTGCGGAGATGGTTGTGGGGCAAGCACATCGGGGTCCGCATCGCCCGCAAAGGCATCGAGTCCAGCGAACGACTCGGACGCCGACGCTGGGTCATCGAACGCACCATGTCCTGGCTCACCGGCTACCGCCGACTCAACCACCGCTACGAACGCCACCCCGGCAACCACCTGGCCTTCCTCGGGCTGGCAGCCGCCCTCTGCTACTACAAACGCTTCCGAAACTTGACCACGTAG
- a CDS encoding aldehyde dehydrogenase: MTVRNNLYIGGSWIAPSDPDLTLDILSPHDQSVLGRVAQAAPADVDKAVAAARAAFDHGPWPHTTPEERQEVVRRYDALRTARADEVAAAISAENGSAGWFTKVGQPFLTRQVNAYLKAAEEFGWEEVVAPSDPSVAFDTIVRREAIGVVAAVIPWNSPFSAATAKLIPALLAGNTVVLKVSPENSLSMALLADLWHEAGLPQGVLSVLPADRETSEYLVSHAGVDKISFTGSTRAGRRIASIAGEQLKRVGLELGGKSAALILDDADLTAVMQGLRFGSLGNNGEACLLQTRILAPRSRYEEVVAAVKDMVESLKVGDPAAPDTFIGPMIRRDQQQRVIDYINIGIEDGARLVTGGPQIPEGLEKGNYVTPTVFADVENSMRIAQEEIFGPVLVVIAYDDDDDAVRIANDSAYGLSGGIWTTDPNRALSIARRLRTGTVTLNGSPISFDGPFGGYKASGIGREYGKVGLTGYVEHKSITRTR; this comes from the coding sequence ATGACTGTGCGTAACAACCTGTACATCGGTGGTTCCTGGATCGCTCCCAGTGACCCGGATCTGACCCTCGACATCCTCTCCCCCCACGACCAGTCGGTCCTCGGCCGCGTGGCGCAGGCCGCACCGGCCGACGTGGACAAGGCTGTCGCAGCGGCCCGCGCCGCCTTCGACCACGGCCCGTGGCCCCACACCACGCCGGAGGAGCGCCAGGAGGTCGTCCGTCGCTACGACGCCCTGCGTACCGCCCGCGCAGACGAAGTCGCTGCGGCCATCTCCGCGGAAAACGGTTCGGCCGGCTGGTTCACCAAGGTCGGTCAGCCCTTCCTGACCCGCCAGGTCAACGCCTACCTCAAGGCGGCTGAAGAGTTCGGCTGGGAAGAGGTCGTGGCACCCTCCGACCCGTCGGTGGCCTTCGATACCATCGTGCGCCGTGAGGCGATCGGCGTGGTTGCCGCGGTGATCCCCTGGAACTCGCCCTTCTCCGCGGCCACTGCCAAGCTGATCCCGGCTCTCCTGGCCGGCAACACGGTCGTGCTGAAGGTCTCCCCGGAGAACTCTCTGAGCATGGCCTTGCTGGCGGACCTCTGGCACGAAGCTGGCCTGCCCCAGGGCGTGCTCAGTGTCCTTCCGGCGGACCGTGAGACCAGTGAGTACCTCGTCTCGCACGCCGGAGTGGACAAGATCTCCTTCACCGGCTCGACGCGAGCCGGCCGGCGAATCGCATCCATCGCAGGTGAGCAGCTCAAGCGCGTAGGCCTGGAACTGGGCGGCAAGTCCGCTGCGCTGATCCTGGACGACGCGGACCTGACCGCCGTCATGCAAGGTCTGCGATTCGGCTCACTGGGCAACAACGGCGAGGCATGCCTCCTGCAGACCCGCATCCTGGCCCCTCGCAGCCGCTACGAAGAGGTCGTGGCGGCCGTCAAGGACATGGTCGAGTCGCTGAAGGTCGGCGATCCCGCCGCACCCGATACCTTCATCGGCCCGATGATCCGCCGTGACCAGCAGCAGCGAGTCATCGACTACATCAACATCGGAATCGAGGACGGCGCGCGTCTAGTGACGGGTGGCCCGCAGATCCCTGAGGGCCTGGAGAAGGGCAACTACGTCACACCGACCGTCTTCGCCGACGTCGAAAACAGCATGCGAATCGCGCAGGAGGAGATCTTCGGCCCGGTTCTGGTCGTGATCGCCTATGACGACGATGACGATGCCGTTCGTATTGCCAATGACTCCGCGTACGGCCTGTCCGGCGGAATCTGGACCACTGACCCCAATCGCGCCCTGTCCATCGCCCGCCGACTGCGTACTGGCACAGTCACGCTTAACGGATCGCCGATCAGCTTTGACGGTCCCTTCGGCGGATACAAGGCGAGCGGCATCGGCCGCGAGTACGGCAAGGTCGGCCTGACCGGCTACGTCGAGCACAAGTCGATCACGCGTACCCGGTAG